The following proteins come from a genomic window of Frankia casuarinae:
- a CDS encoding flavoprotein, producing MLHLVVCAAPPAAQVDELIRHVHTDGWAVCLVPTPVATTWLDVHALEELTGHPVRSRPRRPDEPRLPPADAVVVVPATFNTINKCAAGINDNAALGVMNETIGLGLPVVIAPYVKPTLAAHPAFARALRDLTTYGFTVLPTNAIGPPDGTTSFAWRPVLNSLPARRPAGEISAPEDPS from the coding sequence ATGCTGCATCTGGTGGTCTGCGCGGCCCCACCCGCCGCGCAGGTCGACGAGCTGATCCGCCACGTCCACACGGATGGTTGGGCAGTCTGCCTTGTGCCGACGCCGGTCGCCACGACCTGGCTGGACGTGCACGCTCTGGAAGAGTTGACCGGTCACCCGGTCCGCTCACGGCCCCGGCGGCCGGACGAGCCTCGCCTGCCGCCCGCGGACGCCGTGGTGGTTGTCCCTGCGACCTTCAACACGATCAACAAGTGCGCCGCCGGGATCAACGACAACGCGGCGCTCGGCGTCATGAACGAAACAATCGGGCTCGGGCTGCCCGTCGTCATCGCCCCCTATGTCAAACCCACCCTCGCCGCCCACCCGGCCTTCGCCCGAGCCCTACGCGACCTGACCACCTACGGCTTCACCGTCCTGCCGACCAACGCGATCGGGCCCCCCGACGGCACCACCTCCTTCGCCTGGCGTCCCGTTCTCAATTCCCTGCCAGCGCGTCGGCCCGCCGGTGAGATCTCCGCGCCAGAGGACCCATCGTGA
- a CDS encoding IS5 family transposase: MAERKPYPSDLSDEAWDLIRPVLTAWKARHPSASGHEGGYDMREIVNAVLYQARTGCQWRYLPHDLPPTSAVYYYFGQWRDDGTTETIHDLLRWLVREHHRRKADPSAVVLDSQTVRSSTNAPKGTTGLDPGKKSPGRKRGIAVDTLGLLIAVVVVAASVHDNTIGTALLDRVAAAAPPVRKAWVDAGFKTTVVEHGAGLGIDVEVVGREPGARGFTPLPKRWRVEQTLGTLMLHRRLARDYEAKPASAVAMIHWSMVEVMARRLTGAATPTWRDPPV; this comes from the coding sequence ATGGCAGAACGCAAGCCGTACCCCAGTGACCTGTCCGATGAGGCGTGGGACCTGATCCGCCCGGTCCTCACCGCGTGGAAGGCCCGGCATCCCTCGGCTAGCGGGCACGAGGGTGGCTACGACATGCGGGAGATCGTGAACGCGGTCCTCTACCAGGCCCGGACCGGCTGCCAGTGGCGCTACCTGCCCCACGACCTGCCCCCGACGTCCGCGGTGTACTACTACTTCGGCCAGTGGCGCGACGACGGCACCACCGAGACGATCCACGACCTGCTGCGCTGGCTGGTCCGTGAGCACCACCGCAGGAAAGCCGACCCGAGCGCGGTCGTGCTGGACTCCCAGACCGTCCGGTCCTCCACCAACGCCCCGAAGGGCACGACCGGCCTGGACCCGGGAAAGAAAAGCCCGGGCCGTAAACGCGGGATCGCCGTCGACACGTTGGGACTGCTCATCGCCGTGGTCGTGGTCGCGGCCAGCGTGCACGACAACACCATCGGCACCGCCCTGCTGGACCGGGTCGCCGCCGCCGCCCCGCCGGTGCGCAAGGCGTGGGTGGACGCCGGGTTCAAGACCACCGTCGTCGAGCACGGCGCCGGTCTGGGCATCGATGTCGAGGTCGTCGGACGCGAGCCGGGAGCGCGGGGGTTCACCCCGCTCCCGAAGCGGTGGCGGGTTGAGCAGACCCTGGGCACGTTGATGCTGCACCGGCGGCTGGCCCGGGACTACGAGGCGAAACCGGCCAGCGCGGTAGCGATGATCCACTGGTCGATGGTGGAGGTGATGGCCCGCCGGCTGACCGGGGCGGCCACCCCGACCTGGCGTGACCCGCCGGTCTGA
- a CDS encoding IS66 family transposase, with translation MTVVESGAGAAASGEVAEGAALLAENAWLRARVAELLTDIAGLVAREATREAEVVELRLQLEALQAELATLRRMLFGRSSERECGGSPAVGSPDGGDGCGDGARGEAAGSAGRRRGPGARSGRRSYDHLSRDEVDCDFEGGGYGCLSCGQPFTPWGEHVVEQLDWLVTVRVRVSRRRRYRRGCRCGGSLTVTAPGPSKAIGKGLFTHRFLAMLIVERYVAGRSQNSLVTGLARHGAQLSPATLTGACAQVAGLLAPLAEQIVGRSRGSWHLHADETTWRVFTPTGGGGPARWWLWVFLGPDSVCFVMDATRSTAVLAEHVGLDPDSGQLTDDADGGPRRLVLSSDFYTVYVSAGRRADGLVNLYCWAHARRYFVRAGDANPAQLGIWARQWVERIRALYTAHGELAAAWHTAAAAPSPATEKRLAAAYAGWDTAITVIDTVRREQTASPGLQEPARKALATLDREWDGLVAHRDYPMIGMDNNPAERAIRGPVVTRRNAGGSRTEDTARHAATIFTVTATAAMHNLNLLTYLENYLDACGRAGGKPPTGADLDRFLPWAASPEDLTTWQQPPG, from the coding sequence GTGACGGTTGTCGAGTCGGGGGCGGGCGCTGCCGCGAGCGGTGAGGTTGCCGAGGGCGCGGCGCTGCTGGCGGAGAACGCCTGGCTGCGGGCCCGGGTCGCGGAGCTGTTGACGGACATCGCCGGGCTGGTCGCGCGGGAGGCGACGCGTGAGGCCGAGGTGGTGGAGCTGCGTCTCCAGCTCGAGGCGTTGCAGGCGGAGCTGGCGACGTTGCGGCGGATGCTGTTCGGCCGGTCGTCGGAACGGGAGTGCGGCGGGTCGCCGGCCGTGGGTTCGCCGGATGGCGGGGACGGTTGTGGCGACGGGGCGCGGGGCGAGGCCGCCGGGTCGGCAGGCCGGCGGCGGGGGCCGGGCGCGCGCTCGGGCCGGCGGAGCTACGACCATCTGTCCCGCGACGAGGTCGACTGCGACTTCGAGGGCGGGGGCTATGGCTGCCTGTCGTGTGGGCAGCCGTTCACGCCGTGGGGCGAGCATGTCGTCGAGCAGCTCGACTGGCTGGTGACGGTGCGGGTTCGGGTGTCGAGGCGGCGCCGGTATCGGCGGGGCTGCCGCTGTGGCGGGTCGTTGACGGTGACCGCGCCGGGACCGTCGAAGGCGATCGGGAAGGGCCTGTTCACGCACCGGTTCCTCGCGATGCTGATCGTGGAGCGCTATGTCGCGGGCCGTTCGCAGAACTCGCTGGTCACCGGGTTGGCCCGGCACGGCGCCCAGCTCTCGCCGGCGACGCTGACCGGGGCGTGCGCCCAGGTCGCGGGCCTGCTCGCCCCACTCGCCGAGCAGATCGTCGGGCGGTCGCGGGGGTCGTGGCACCTGCACGCCGACGAGACGACCTGGCGGGTGTTCACCCCGACCGGCGGCGGCGGGCCGGCCCGCTGGTGGCTGTGGGTGTTCCTGGGGCCGGACAGCGTCTGTTTCGTGATGGACGCGACCCGCTCGACGGCGGTGCTCGCCGAACACGTCGGCCTCGACCCGGACAGCGGCCAGCTGACCGACGACGCCGACGGCGGACCGCGCCGCCTCGTGCTGTCGTCGGACTTCTACACCGTGTACGTCTCCGCCGGCCGCCGCGCCGATGGCCTGGTCAACCTGTACTGCTGGGCGCACGCGCGGCGGTACTTCGTGCGGGCCGGCGACGCGAACCCCGCCCAGCTCGGGATCTGGGCCCGCCAGTGGGTCGAGCGGATCCGCGCGCTCTACACCGCGCACGGCGAGCTCGCCGCCGCCTGGCACACCGCCGCCGCGGCCCCGTCGCCGGCCACCGAGAAGCGGCTCGCCGCCGCGTACGCCGGCTGGGACACCGCGATCACCGTGATCGACACGGTTCGCCGCGAGCAGACGGCCTCGCCCGGCCTGCAGGAACCCGCGCGCAAGGCGCTCGCGACCCTGGACCGGGAATGGGACGGGCTGGTCGCCCACCGCGACTACCCCATGATCGGCATGGACAACAACCCGGCGGAAAGGGCGATCAGGGGCCCGGTCGTGACCCGGCGCAACGCCGGCGGCTCCCGCACCGAGGACACCGCCCGCCACGCCGCCACGATCTTCACGGTCACCGCGACCGCCGCGATGCACAACCTGAACCTGCTGACCTACCTGGAGAACTACCTCGACGCCTGCGGCCGGGCCGGCGGCAAGCCGCCGACCGGCGCCGACCTCGACCGGTTCCTGCCCTGGGCCGCCAGCCCCGAGGACCTCACCACCTGGCAACAGCCTCCCGGCTGA
- a CDS encoding AMP-binding protein — protein MGSLPGAPAAAPFYLGDLLAEAADDNPGMTVTTNHPLNLVDGGRDRREFTVAELAGVVDKTAHRLYAAGVRPADQVAVIMTNGFDVVLAYVFGNPVGA, from the coding sequence ATGGGAAGCCTCCCAGGAGCACCAGCCGCAGCACCCTTCTATCTTGGCGATCTGCTCGCCGAGGCGGCCGACGACAATCCAGGAATGACTGTCACGACAAACCATCCACTGAACCTGGTCGACGGTGGACGCGATCGGAGGGAATTCACCGTCGCCGAGTTGGCGGGAGTTGTCGATAAAACGGCACACCGGTTGTACGCTGCTGGGGTCCGTCCGGCCGATCAGGTGGCCGTCATCATGACGAACGGGTTCGATGTGGTGCTGGCGTACGTATTCGGAAATCCCGTTGGGGCATGA
- a CDS encoding thiopeptide-type bacteriocin biosynthesis protein produces MEETPWKQVNITYPAEDPAERERQAIAHLTEILPPAEAGGLITSWWFIRKGPWRIRYLLTDTAGGRHSDATDPLHPLLTKGVIWTDDIYEPEVHAFGGPASMDLAHSLFHADSRRLLSALGDGCTDRRERSLLLCTKLMRAAGLDINEQGDVWARVAEQRAALAGVPPDPQIWASFTWDVRRLLLGDARADLTDGDWLTAFHETGRALRTLRENGQLTRGIRSTIALHVIFHWNRIGLAATTQATLARAAKEAVFDNAPG; encoded by the coding sequence GTGGAAGAGACTCCCTGGAAGCAGGTGAACATCACCTACCCCGCCGAGGACCCCGCTGAGCGGGAGCGTCAAGCCATCGCCCACCTGACCGAAATCCTCCCGCCGGCCGAGGCAGGCGGCCTGATCACCTCCTGGTGGTTCATCCGCAAAGGCCCGTGGCGTATCCGCTACCTTCTCACTGACACCGCGGGCGGCCGTCACAGCGACGCCACCGACCCGCTCCATCCCCTGCTCACGAAAGGCGTCATCTGGACCGACGACATCTACGAACCTGAGGTCCACGCCTTCGGCGGGCCGGCCAGCATGGACCTGGCCCACTCGCTGTTCCACGCGGACAGCCGCCGTCTGCTCTCCGCCCTTGGCGACGGCTGCACCGACCGGCGGGAACGCTCCCTCCTGCTGTGTACCAAGCTCATGCGGGCCGCGGGACTGGACATCAACGAGCAAGGCGACGTATGGGCACGCGTAGCTGAGCAGCGCGCCGCCCTCGCCGGAGTACCACCCGACCCGCAGATATGGGCGTCCTTCACCTGGGACGTACGTCGTCTCCTCCTCGGCGACGCCCGCGCAGACCTCACCGACGGCGACTGGCTCACAGCGTTCCACGAGACAGGACGAGCGCTCCGAACCCTGCGAGAAAACGGCCAACTCACCCGGGGAATACGCTCGACAATCGCACTACATGTAATCTTCCACTGGAACCGAATCGGACTCGCAGCAACCACCCAGGCCACGCTCGCGCGTGCCGCGAAGGAAGCCGTCTTCGACAATGCACCCGGATAA
- a CDS encoding helix-turn-helix domain-containing protein, which yields MSKLSRRVEQEELRARMRAVGMSHDEIAVEFARRYKLRPRAAHRHARGWTQTQAANHINTHAARVGLDPDGAAPMTGPKLSELENWPLPNNRRRPTPQILALLAEVYDTSIHNLIDLDDREQMPPADLLLITTIRERAVPASAIGSLPQAQSASSEVTPMVDAPNRQQFLLAASALGVAVVLPRQPAAPSPSVSVRSTVFPAACDLLADLREAITAPAEWSTDPDPASFAGPADLDARARECHDRYQRADYAGTARLLPAVVRGIETLTVDPPTGVNHRAVRRTQAVAYIAAAKLATKTGDHDLAWLAADRGQHAALAADAPALLATARRQIACVFHDTGRLADAERVAVSALDALNQRPGDEDHRDLSSARGALLLLSAMTSIRRGERTEGRRRLTAAAEQADALGRDNNRLWSAFGPTNVAIHTLTATLVLDDPTEAVGVGEQIDTRLLPPPLAGRRARLHVDLSGGHARLGEDAIAAVHILDVARRAPQLLRVDPTARAVLATLLGRARGSTVSVLRSVAEQAGVAT from the coding sequence ATGAGCAAGCTCAGCCGGCGGGTGGAGCAGGAGGAGTTGCGGGCCCGGATGCGCGCGGTGGGTATGTCCCACGACGAGATCGCTGTCGAGTTCGCCCGCCGCTACAAGTTGCGGCCCCGTGCCGCCCACCGCCACGCCCGCGGCTGGACCCAGACGCAGGCCGCCAACCACATCAACACCCACGCCGCCCGCGTCGGCCTCGACCCGGACGGCGCCGCACCCATGACCGGCCCGAAGCTGTCGGAGCTGGAGAACTGGCCGTTGCCGAACAACCGCCGCCGGCCCACCCCCCAGATCCTCGCCCTGCTCGCCGAGGTCTACGACACCAGCATCCACAACCTGATCGACCTTGACGACCGCGAACAGATGCCTCCTGCTGATCTGCTGCTCATCACCACGATCCGTGAGAGGGCCGTGCCGGCGAGCGCTATCGGTTCGCTCCCACAAGCGCAGTCGGCAAGCTCGGAGGTCACGCCGATGGTGGATGCGCCGAATCGGCAGCAGTTCCTGCTCGCGGCGTCAGCCTTGGGCGTTGCCGTGGTGCTGCCCCGACAGCCGGCCGCGCCGTCCCCGTCCGTGAGCGTCCGGTCGACCGTGTTCCCGGCCGCATGCGATCTTCTCGCTGATCTGCGAGAAGCCATCACGGCACCGGCGGAGTGGTCCACCGATCCCGACCCGGCCTCATTCGCGGGCCCTGCCGACCTTGACGCTCGCGCGCGGGAGTGCCACGACCGCTACCAGCGGGCCGACTACGCAGGCACGGCGAGACTTCTCCCCGCGGTGGTGCGGGGCATCGAGACACTCACGGTCGATCCGCCGACTGGCGTGAACCACCGCGCGGTCCGGCGGACGCAGGCCGTCGCGTACATCGCTGCCGCCAAGCTCGCGACCAAGACCGGCGACCACGATCTCGCCTGGCTGGCCGCAGACCGTGGCCAACACGCGGCGCTCGCTGCCGACGCGCCAGCGCTACTGGCGACAGCGCGCAGACAGATCGCCTGCGTCTTCCACGACACGGGACGGCTGGCCGACGCCGAACGGGTCGCGGTCAGCGCCCTCGACGCCCTGAACCAGCGACCAGGCGACGAGGACCACCGCGACCTCTCGTCCGCGCGGGGCGCTCTTCTTCTGCTCTCGGCAATGACCTCGATCCGCCGAGGCGAACGGACGGAAGGCCGCCGCCGGCTCACCGCCGCGGCCGAGCAGGCTGACGCGCTTGGCCGGGACAACAACCGGCTGTGGTCGGCGTTCGGGCCGACGAACGTCGCGATCCACACCCTTACCGCCACCCTGGTACTGGACGATCCGACAGAGGCGGTCGGCGTCGGCGAGCAGATCGACACACGTCTGCTGCCACCCCCGCTGGCCGGCAGGCGCGCACGTCTGCACGTAGATCTTTCCGGCGGGCATGCCCGCCTGGGCGAGGATGCCATCGCGGCGGTGCACATCCTTGACGTCGCCCGCCGGGCGCCGCAGCTGCTGAGGGTTGATCCGACAGCTCGGGCTGTGCTGGCGACACTGCTCGGCCGTGCCCGCGGCTCCACCGTCTCGGTCCTACGGAGTGTCGCGGAGCAGGCCGGAGTCGCAACGTGA